A genomic region of Oncorhynchus mykiss isolate Arlee chromosome 16, USDA_OmykA_1.1, whole genome shotgun sequence contains the following coding sequences:
- the LOC110492588 gene encoding tyrosine-protein phosphatase non-receptor type 18 isoform X3, with the protein MIWQYDVKVIIMACREIEMGKKKCERYWTTVKETTPFGPFIVSNLEESNPNEEVVLRTLTVRFHNETRTISQFQYTAWPDHDIPYTSGGILEMMDMARKAQGNNTSPVLIHCSWAPEGLSGKGNCISVPEASLQTLVQSWGVSLLDVMASPIGRRTIGPASSGAGCGRTGVICALDYVHDLLVTKQIKGDFSIMKIVVELRRQRPSAVQTKEQYQFVFSAVAYMFEKALRSPENNYQNLTKSNQPLYDDVESVKTSPPITSAITQPLEKRNSSVQPRAPQLCQQTMDDTYAVVNKSKQLPSPASSSAPPAALHHYDNTELGTLKCPATALYSTVKPKSRCPPVNPPPAASPIYDTARPANHRLADATLGKEQSGYEQVTAEHHSSMGDDYEYVSNPIKDLTNSCTPGSMGFNCRIRKPKGPRDTPAEWSHVER; encoded by the exons ATGATTTGGCAGTATGATGTAAAG GTTATAATCATGGCTTGCAGAGAAATTGAAATGGGAAAG aaaaagtGTGAGCGCTATTGGACAACTGTCAAGGAAACAACCCCCTTTGGTCCCTTTATTGTCTCAAAT CTTGAAGAATCCAACCCAAATGAGGAAGTAGTCTTGAGGACTCTGACTGTGAGATTTCATAAT gAAACACGGACTATCTCTCAATTCCAATACACAGCTTGGCCTGATCATGACATTCCATACACATCTGGTGGTATTTTAGAAATGATGGATATGGCTCGCAAAGCCCAGGGAAACAACACTAGCCCTGTTCTCATCCACTGCAG CTGGGCTCCTGAGGGGCTCAGCGGTAAAgggaactgcatctcagtgccagaggcatcactacagaccctggttcaatcctggGGTGTATCACTACTGGACGTTATggcgagtcccatagggcggcgcacaattggcccagcatcgtctgg TGCTGGTTGTGGAAGAACAGGGGTGATTTGTGCCCTGGATTATGTTCATGATCTTCTTGTCACAAAG CAAATCAAAGGAGATTTCAGTATCATGAAGATTGTAGTGGAACTAAGGAGACAAAGGCCATCAGCTGTTCAGACAAAG GAGCAGTATCAGTTTGTGTTTTCTGCCGTGGCTTATATGTTTGAGAAGGCTTTACGGTCACCTGAGAACAACTACCAGAATCTCACCAAG AGCAACCAACCTCTCTATGATGACGTTGAGTCTGTGAAGACCTCTCCACCGATAACATCAGCCATCACTCAGCCACTTGAAAAAAG AAATTCTAGTGTGCAGCCCAGAGCGCCTCAACTGTGCCAGCAGACGATGGATGACACCTATGCTGTGGTCAACAAGTCCAAACAGCTTCCGTCACCAGCCTCTTCCTCAGCTCCTCCGGCCGCTCTCCATCACTATGACAACACAGAGCTGGGCACCCTGAAATGCCCCGCCACTGCTCTCTACAGCACGGTCAAGCCCAAGAGCAGGTGTCCTCCAGTCAATCCACCTCCAGCGGCCTCACCCATATATGACACAGCTAGACCGGCCAATCACAGGCTAGCTGATGCCACATTAGGGAAGGAACAGAGTGGCTATGAACAGGTCACAG CTGAGCATCATTCCTCGATGGGAGATGACTATGAATATGTCTCAAATCCCATCAAAGACCTGACCAACAGCTGCACTCCTGGTAGCATGG GGTTCAACTGTCGCATTAGGAAACCCAAAGGGCCCCGGGATACCCCGGCAGAGTGGAGTCACGTGGAGAGATGA
- the LOC110492588 gene encoding tyrosine-protein phosphatase non-receptor type 18 isoform X2, whose translation MEHLSRFVGQMSLTDDSRAEGIISSEYSNIRDRSSIIKKDLGLTTKAGALKDNVKKNRYKDILPYDQTRVPLTLLTNDNDSDYINASFIKGATETRKYIATQGPLRHTLVDFWQMIWQYDVKVIIMACREIEMGKKKCERYWTTVKETTPFGPFIVSNLEESNPNEEVVLRTLTVRFHNETRTISQFQYTAWPDHDIPYTSGGILEMMDMARKAQGNNTSPVLIHCSAGCGRTGVICALDYVHDLLVTKQIKGDFSIMKIVVELRRQRPSAVQTKEQYQFVFSAVAYMFEKALRSPENNYQNLTKSNQPLYDDVESVKTSPPITSAITQPLEKRNSSVQPRAPQLCQQTMDDTYAVVNKSKQLPSPASSSAPPAALHHYDNTELGTLKCPATALYSTVKPKSRCPPVNPPPAASPIYDTARPANHRLADATLGKEQSGYEQVTAEHHSSMGDDYEYVSNPIKDLTNSCTPGSMGFNCRIRKPKGPRDTPAEWSHVER comes from the exons ATGGAGCATCTATCGAGGTTCGTAGGTCAGATGTCCTTGACAGATGACAGCAGAGCAGAGGGCATCATCTCATCGGAGTATAGT AATATCCGTGATCGATCTTCCATCATCAAGAAAGATCTTGGCCTCACGACGAAAGCCGGGGCACTGAAGGACAATGTAAAGAAGAATCGTTACAAAGACATTTTACCAT ATGACCAGACCCGTGTTCCCCTAACTCTACTGACGAATGACAATGACTCTGACTATATCAACGCCAGCTTCATTAAA GGTGCAACAGAGACCAGAAAATACATAGCGACCCAAGGACCTCTGAGGCACACTTTGGTTGACTTCTGGCAAATGATTTGGCAGTATGATGTAAAG GTTATAATCATGGCTTGCAGAGAAATTGAAATGGGAAAG aaaaagtGTGAGCGCTATTGGACAACTGTCAAGGAAACAACCCCCTTTGGTCCCTTTATTGTCTCAAAT CTTGAAGAATCCAACCCAAATGAGGAAGTAGTCTTGAGGACTCTGACTGTGAGATTTCATAAT gAAACACGGACTATCTCTCAATTCCAATACACAGCTTGGCCTGATCATGACATTCCATACACATCTGGTGGTATTTTAGAAATGATGGATATGGCTCGCAAAGCCCAGGGAAACAACACTAGCCCTGTTCTCATCCACTGCAG TGCTGGTTGTGGAAGAACAGGGGTGATTTGTGCCCTGGATTATGTTCATGATCTTCTTGTCACAAAG CAAATCAAAGGAGATTTCAGTATCATGAAGATTGTAGTGGAACTAAGGAGACAAAGGCCATCAGCTGTTCAGACAAAG GAGCAGTATCAGTTTGTGTTTTCTGCCGTGGCTTATATGTTTGAGAAGGCTTTACGGTCACCTGAGAACAACTACCAGAATCTCACCAAG AGCAACCAACCTCTCTATGATGACGTTGAGTCTGTGAAGACCTCTCCACCGATAACATCAGCCATCACTCAGCCACTTGAAAAAAG AAATTCTAGTGTGCAGCCCAGAGCGCCTCAACTGTGCCAGCAGACGATGGATGACACCTATGCTGTGGTCAACAAGTCCAAACAGCTTCCGTCACCAGCCTCTTCCTCAGCTCCTCCGGCCGCTCTCCATCACTATGACAACACAGAGCTGGGCACCCTGAAATGCCCCGCCACTGCTCTCTACAGCACGGTCAAGCCCAAGAGCAGGTGTCCTCCAGTCAATCCACCTCCAGCGGCCTCACCCATATATGACACAGCTAGACCGGCCAATCACAGGCTAGCTGATGCCACATTAGGGAAGGAACAGAGTGGCTATGAACAGGTCACAG CTGAGCATCATTCCTCGATGGGAGATGACTATGAATATGTCTCAAATCCCATCAAAGACCTGACCAACAGCTGCACTCCTGGTAGCATGG GGTTCAACTGTCGCATTAGGAAACCCAAAGGGCCCCGGGATACCCCGGCAGAGTGGAGTCACGTGGAGAGATGA
- the LOC110492588 gene encoding tyrosine-protein phosphatase non-receptor type 18 isoform X1, with translation MEHLSRFVGQMSLTDDSRAEGIISSEYSNIRDRSSIIKKDLGLTTKAGALKDNVKKNRYKDILPYDQTRVPLTLLTNDNDSDYINASFIKGATETRKYIATQGPLRHTLVDFWQMIWQYDVKVIIMACREIEMGKKKCERYWTTVKETTPFGPFIVSNLEESNPNEEVVLRTLTVRFHNETRTISQFQYTAWPDHDIPYTSGGILEMMDMARKAQGNNTSPVLIHCSWAPEGLSGKGNCISVPEASLQTLVQSWGVSLLDVMASPIGRRTIGPASSGAGCGRTGVICALDYVHDLLVTKQIKGDFSIMKIVVELRRQRPSAVQTKEQYQFVFSAVAYMFEKALRSPENNYQNLTKSNQPLYDDVESVKTSPPITSAITQPLEKRNSSVQPRAPQLCQQTMDDTYAVVNKSKQLPSPASSSAPPAALHHYDNTELGTLKCPATALYSTVKPKSRCPPVNPPPAASPIYDTARPANHRLADATLGKEQSGYEQVTAEHHSSMGDDYEYVSNPIKDLTNSCTPGSMGFNCRIRKPKGPRDTPAEWSHVER, from the exons ATGGAGCATCTATCGAGGTTCGTAGGTCAGATGTCCTTGACAGATGACAGCAGAGCAGAGGGCATCATCTCATCGGAGTATAGT AATATCCGTGATCGATCTTCCATCATCAAGAAAGATCTTGGCCTCACGACGAAAGCCGGGGCACTGAAGGACAATGTAAAGAAGAATCGTTACAAAGACATTTTACCAT ATGACCAGACCCGTGTTCCCCTAACTCTACTGACGAATGACAATGACTCTGACTATATCAACGCCAGCTTCATTAAA GGTGCAACAGAGACCAGAAAATACATAGCGACCCAAGGACCTCTGAGGCACACTTTGGTTGACTTCTGGCAAATGATTTGGCAGTATGATGTAAAG GTTATAATCATGGCTTGCAGAGAAATTGAAATGGGAAAG aaaaagtGTGAGCGCTATTGGACAACTGTCAAGGAAACAACCCCCTTTGGTCCCTTTATTGTCTCAAAT CTTGAAGAATCCAACCCAAATGAGGAAGTAGTCTTGAGGACTCTGACTGTGAGATTTCATAAT gAAACACGGACTATCTCTCAATTCCAATACACAGCTTGGCCTGATCATGACATTCCATACACATCTGGTGGTATTTTAGAAATGATGGATATGGCTCGCAAAGCCCAGGGAAACAACACTAGCCCTGTTCTCATCCACTGCAG CTGGGCTCCTGAGGGGCTCAGCGGTAAAgggaactgcatctcagtgccagaggcatcactacagaccctggttcaatcctggGGTGTATCACTACTGGACGTTATggcgagtcccatagggcggcgcacaattggcccagcatcgtctgg TGCTGGTTGTGGAAGAACAGGGGTGATTTGTGCCCTGGATTATGTTCATGATCTTCTTGTCACAAAG CAAATCAAAGGAGATTTCAGTATCATGAAGATTGTAGTGGAACTAAGGAGACAAAGGCCATCAGCTGTTCAGACAAAG GAGCAGTATCAGTTTGTGTTTTCTGCCGTGGCTTATATGTTTGAGAAGGCTTTACGGTCACCTGAGAACAACTACCAGAATCTCACCAAG AGCAACCAACCTCTCTATGATGACGTTGAGTCTGTGAAGACCTCTCCACCGATAACATCAGCCATCACTCAGCCACTTGAAAAAAG AAATTCTAGTGTGCAGCCCAGAGCGCCTCAACTGTGCCAGCAGACGATGGATGACACCTATGCTGTGGTCAACAAGTCCAAACAGCTTCCGTCACCAGCCTCTTCCTCAGCTCCTCCGGCCGCTCTCCATCACTATGACAACACAGAGCTGGGCACCCTGAAATGCCCCGCCACTGCTCTCTACAGCACGGTCAAGCCCAAGAGCAGGTGTCCTCCAGTCAATCCACCTCCAGCGGCCTCACCCATATATGACACAGCTAGACCGGCCAATCACAGGCTAGCTGATGCCACATTAGGGAAGGAACAGAGTGGCTATGAACAGGTCACAG CTGAGCATCATTCCTCGATGGGAGATGACTATGAATATGTCTCAAATCCCATCAAAGACCTGACCAACAGCTGCACTCCTGGTAGCATGG GGTTCAACTGTCGCATTAGGAAACCCAAAGGGCCCCGGGATACCCCGGCAGAGTGGAGTCACGTGGAGAGATGA